The stretch of DNA TCGGTAGTTCAGCTGGTTAGAATGCCGCCCTGTCACGGCGGAGGTCGCGGGTTCGAGTCCCGTCCGGTCCGCAAAAAGCTTCACATTAAGTGAGGCTTTTTTTGTTTAGGCCTCATTACATCTACATTTTACGAAGTCAACAAGACGGAACCTATTACAAAGGTTATACAGAAAATTACTTACGCCGGTTAGCCGAACATAATAACGGAAAGTCAGAGTTTACTTCCGGTAAGATCCCTTGGGAGTTAATTTATGTGGAGGAACTTCCTGATATACGTTCTGCGTTAATTCGAGAGAAGAAGCTTAAAAAGTGTAAGAAAGAATACTTTGAATGGTTGGTGTTGCAGTCATCGAATGTTCTGAATGGAAACAGTTAGAATGCAGCCTTGTCACGGTCTCGGTTGAACCGACACGCTATCTCCCCTAAACTCCCCAACATCGAACTCCAAAATTGGCCTTTAATCTGATAATATCTCCTATTGAAAGGTAATCGATATGAATAGTATTACTCTGACTAATATTCCGGCAATAACGATTCAGACTTTCATCTAATCCATAGTGTAATAATAGATCAGGCATTAGATTATGGGCCGTCTTTCGAACTTCCCTAAATACATCATCTAATAATTGTAAGGTATTTTTAAATACTGATGAGTCTTGAAACGTGGGGTCTCCTTGTTGTATGGTGCTAAAATTCATTTTTATAACCGCTAATGTACCGGCGATACCGTCATGAAGGTCTTTAGCAATGCGACTGCGTTCTTTTTCTTCACCTTCAATTAACGCTTGCAGAATCTGATACTCTTTCTCCAGCTTTAAGGTTTGATATCTCCGTTGACTTGCCCGTTTCTTTTGTCGGTAAATAATGTAGGCTATAATGCTTAAGATAATGAGGATAGTAATACCGATTTTGAAAAGGTTAAAAACCAAAATCCTAAAGTTGTTTTGGATTTTCGCCATCAGTTTTTTTTCTGCCAGTTCTATGTCCTTTCGTGCTGAATCAACTTTAACCTCTACTAGATGACTAGAACTCATACTCGTATATGGGGATTCTATTGCATAATATTTTTTTCCTTTTAAGCTCTGTTGGAAAATCGGAAAGTAATGCTTAATGGCTGCGACTGGTTGATTCAGCCTTTGATAATCCAGCGTTTTATCCGGCAGACGAACAAGTGGAGATGAAGAGTAAAAGTTATTGAGTAATAAAAATAACACTAAGGAGAATTTTACCATCATTGAATTATTTGCCTTGTAGCAAAAGTAAAGTAAATAATAGACTGATAACTACGTGGTATAACGGAAGCGCTGTAGGTACTTCTACTGATTTTTTCAATTCAGTAATTGAACAGGTGAAAGGTTGATAAATCCCCAATAGTTTTGCTTGAACAAGGTCAATTAACAATTGAATAGAAATCCTTGGCTTTCTAATAAAGACATTTCTATTAAAAGATCATTTTTTCAGCACTGATTTAAAAATTAAGAAGCACATGACAAGATTATTATTCATAATCAAACAGTTAAAGCAAAAAACAATATTTCAATTATTTACCATATATACCCGGTATTTACTTGGATGTGCCT from Solitalea canadensis DSM 3403 encodes:
- a CDS encoding sensor histidine kinase codes for the protein MMVKFSLVLFLLLNNFYSSSPLVRLPDKTLDYQRLNQPVAAIKHYFPIFQQSLKGKKYYAIESPYTSMSSSHLVEVKVDSARKDIELAEKKLMAKIQNNFRILVFNLFKIGITILIILSIIAYIIYRQKKRASQRRYQTLKLEKEYQILQALIEGEEKERSRIAKDLHDGIAGTLAVIKMNFSTIQQGDPTFQDSSVFKNTLQLLDDVFREVRKTAHNLMPDLLLHYGLDESLNRYCRNISQSNTIHIDYLSIGDIIRLKANFGVRCWGV
- a CDS encoding GIY-YIG nuclease family protein, whose product is MFRPHYIYILRSQQDGTYYKGYTENYLRRLAEHNNGKSEFTSGKIPWELIYVEELPDIRSALIREKKLKKCKKEYFEWLVLQSSNVLNGNS